From the Thermococcus guaymasensis DSM 11113 genome, one window contains:
- a CDS encoding isoaspartyl peptidase/L-asparaginase family protein, translating to MVAIVVHGGAGTIRKEERIPKVIEGVRDAVLAGWRELKRGSALDAVEEAVKALEDNPIFNAGTGSVLTLDGKVEMDAAIMRGKTLEAGAVAGIWGVKNPISVARKVMEKTDHVLLIGEGAVKFARLMGFEEYDPVTDERLKQWEELRKKLIEKGETRHWKKLNELIKEYPEVLRSTVGAVAFDGEEVVAGTSTGGVFLKMFGRVGDTPIIGGGTYANEVAGASCTGLGEVAIKLALAKSATDFVRLGMDAQAASEAAISLATKYFGPDTMGIIMVDANGNVGFAKNTKHMSYAFMREGMKEPEAGV from the coding sequence ATGGTCGCGATAGTAGTCCACGGTGGCGCCGGCACAATAAGGAAAGAGGAGCGCATTCCAAAGGTCATCGAGGGCGTTAGAGATGCCGTTCTGGCGGGCTGGCGCGAGCTCAAGAGAGGCTCTGCACTGGACGCCGTTGAGGAGGCCGTTAAGGCCCTCGAAGACAACCCGATCTTCAACGCCGGTACAGGTTCCGTCCTGACCCTCGACGGAAAAGTTGAGATGGACGCGGCAATAATGCGCGGGAAGACGCTTGAAGCCGGTGCAGTTGCCGGCATCTGGGGCGTCAAGAACCCGATAAGCGTCGCGAGGAAGGTCATGGAGAAGACCGACCACGTTCTCCTCATAGGGGAGGGAGCCGTCAAGTTTGCCAGGCTTATGGGCTTCGAGGAGTACGACCCCGTGACAGATGAGAGGCTCAAGCAGTGGGAGGAGCTCAGGAAAAAGCTCATCGAGAAGGGGGAAACGAGACACTGGAAGAAGCTCAACGAGCTGATCAAAGAATACCCAGAAGTCCTCAGGAGCACGGTCGGAGCGGTCGCCTTCGACGGTGAGGAAGTCGTTGCGGGGACTTCAACCGGCGGAGTCTTCCTCAAGATGTTTGGTAGAGTTGGCGACACCCCGATAATCGGCGGTGGAACCTACGCCAACGAGGTTGCAGGCGCTTCATGCACTGGCCTCGGCGAGGTGGCGATAAAGCTCGCCCTTGCCAAGAGCGCCACGGACTTCGTCAGGCTCGGCATGGACGCCCAGGCTGCTAGCGAAGCCGCAATAAGCTTAGCAACCAAGTACTTCGGCCCCGACACGATGGGCATCATTATGGTAGATGCAAATGGCAACGTGGGCTTCGCCAAGAACACCAAGCACATGAGCTACGCCTTCATGAGGGAGGGCATGAAAGAGCCGGAGGCTGGTGTTTAG